In Spirosoma aureum, a single genomic region encodes these proteins:
- a CDS encoding ABC transporter permease, which yields MNTNPQPPRWTNWLLDAFGDPNTVEEVQGDLLELFDYWVETVGEREARWRYTLNVLKLLRPFAKSTNAFSESGNSGREPQTIFFLSLTMLRNYLKIAWRNLVLHKAFTAINIIGLAIGLATCLLIVLFVLDELSYDRYHAKADRIFRVNIHGQVGGKEINTAPVSVPVGPALVRDYFGVEAATRFDQEGTFIVKHNHDSFKEEHVVFADSNFFDVFSIPLLKGNPKTVLTEPNTIVLTETIAKKYFGEQDPIGQTLTLGTRGLCRVTGVCQDVPTNTHFHYDMFGSMRSIELRNTWLSSGCYTYVVLRPGYSIDDLRAKMPDLVKKHIGSEIQALFGISLDEFTRKGDRFGFGFQPITDIHLHSDLEAEIESNSDVKYIYIFSIIAVFILLVACINFMNLSTAGSAGRAKEVGIRKVLGSVQQQLIGQFLSESVLITFMALVVALSIVVVVLPSFNQLAGKQFELNVLTSGWMLAGIVLTCLLIGLLAGSYPAFFLSAFKPVSVLKGQMRAGFRSGWLRNALVTSQFVVSIGMIIGTLVVYRQLYFIQNKKVGFDKDQVLILHDTYSLGPKGKAFRSELAKLSQVINATQAGYLPAGVSNSGNDGFQPDNGAAQATIYREKTYYIDENYLPTLGINLAQGRNFSKAFPSDSSAILINEAAAKRFGWKAPVGKRLWTIGNGSPESRRLYTIVGVVKNFHFESMHQHIAPLVMFYGADNYQMALRVRTADMPGLLKTLEQKWKAQTDNPFAYSFLNERFNRIYQSEQRVGQLFGIFASLTVIISCLGLFGLAMFTAQQRTKEIGVRKVLGASVGSVVALLSKDFLKLVLVAIVIATPLAWYAMSRWLQDFAYKIDIDWWVFVLAAFLAIGIALLTVSFQSIKAALMNPVQSLRSE from the coding sequence ATGAACACCAACCCTCAACCACCCCGTTGGACCAACTGGCTTTTGGATGCCTTTGGTGATCCCAACACGGTCGAAGAAGTGCAGGGCGATCTGCTCGAACTCTTCGATTATTGGGTAGAGACCGTGGGTGAACGCGAAGCCCGTTGGCGATATACACTGAACGTACTGAAGTTGTTACGACCATTTGCAAAGTCAACGAACGCGTTTTCGGAATCAGGAAATTCCGGCAGGGAACCGCAGACCATCTTTTTTTTGAGCCTTACCATGTTACGAAACTATTTGAAAATTGCCTGGCGGAACCTTGTGCTCCACAAAGCCTTTACTGCCATTAACATTATTGGGTTGGCTATTGGGCTGGCTACATGCCTGTTGATTGTACTGTTTGTTCTGGATGAACTGAGTTATGATCGCTACCATGCCAAAGCCGACCGTATTTTTCGAGTGAATATACATGGTCAGGTTGGGGGAAAGGAGATTAATACAGCTCCGGTGAGCGTTCCGGTTGGACCAGCGCTGGTTCGTGATTATTTCGGGGTAGAAGCCGCTACCCGCTTTGATCAGGAAGGTACGTTTATCGTAAAGCATAACCATGATAGCTTTAAGGAAGAGCATGTCGTTTTTGCGGATTCCAACTTTTTTGATGTCTTCTCAATACCCTTGCTGAAAGGCAACCCAAAGACGGTATTAACGGAACCGAATACTATCGTCCTGACAGAAACAATTGCCAAAAAATATTTTGGTGAGCAGGACCCAATCGGCCAGACGCTGACGCTCGGTACACGGGGGCTATGTCGAGTAACAGGTGTTTGTCAGGACGTTCCCACAAATACCCACTTTCACTACGATATGTTCGGGTCAATGCGCTCGATTGAGCTTCGTAATACGTGGCTGAGCAGTGGTTGCTATACGTACGTGGTTCTTCGTCCGGGTTATTCGATTGACGACCTAAGGGCTAAAATGCCGGACCTGGTGAAGAAGCACATTGGCTCTGAAATCCAGGCGCTTTTCGGCATTAGTCTGGACGAGTTTACCCGAAAAGGAGATCGGTTCGGATTCGGATTTCAACCCATTACGGATATTCACCTTCACTCAGACCTGGAGGCTGAAATTGAATCCAACAGTGACGTCAAATACATTTATATCTTTTCGATTATCGCGGTATTTATTCTGCTGGTTGCCTGCATCAACTTCATGAACCTATCCACTGCCGGATCGGCCGGACGGGCGAAAGAAGTGGGTATTCGAAAGGTATTGGGGTCAGTGCAACAGCAATTGATCGGGCAATTTTTAAGCGAGTCGGTGCTGATTACATTCATGGCCCTGGTGGTTGCCCTGAGTATCGTAGTGGTTGTGCTGCCAAGCTTTAATCAACTGGCAGGAAAACAGTTTGAACTGAATGTCTTAACGAGTGGCTGGATGCTGGCAGGTATCGTATTGACTTGCCTGTTGATTGGGCTGCTGGCAGGTAGCTACCCCGCCTTTTTCCTGTCTGCATTTAAGCCAGTGAGTGTACTGAAAGGGCAGATGCGGGCCGGGTTCCGTAGCGGATGGCTACGAAATGCACTGGTTACCAGTCAGTTTGTGGTTTCTATTGGGATGATTATTGGAACACTGGTCGTTTATCGGCAGCTCTATTTTATTCAGAATAAAAAAGTAGGATTCGATAAGGATCAGGTTCTTATCCTGCATGATACCTATTCGCTTGGGCCTAAAGGCAAGGCATTCAGATCTGAACTGGCCAAATTATCGCAGGTAATCAATGCAACGCAGGCGGGGTACCTGCCTGCTGGCGTATCGAACAGCGGAAACGATGGATTTCAGCCGGATAATGGGGCTGCCCAGGCAACTATTTACCGGGAGAAAACCTACTACATCGACGAAAATTACCTGCCAACATTAGGGATTAACCTGGCTCAGGGGCGGAATTTCTCGAAAGCTTTTCCCTCCGACAGTTCCGCTATACTGATTAACGAAGCTGCTGCCAAACGATTCGGCTGGAAAGCCCCGGTTGGAAAACGGCTCTGGACAATAGGCAATGGTAGCCCGGAAAGTCGCCGGCTGTATACGATTGTTGGGGTTGTGAAGAATTTCCATTTCGAGTCGATGCACCAGCACATTGCCCCTCTGGTTATGTTTTATGGAGCCGATAATTATCAAATGGCCCTGCGAGTCCGAACCGCAGACATGCCGGGGTTACTAAAAACACTGGAACAGAAATGGAAAGCTCAGACGGATAACCCATTCGCTTATTCATTCTTAAACGAACGATTCAACCGGATTTACCAGTCTGAACAACGGGTTGGCCAATTGTTTGGCATCTTCGCCAGCCTGACCGTCATTATCTCCTGTTTGGGTCTGTTTGGTCTGGCCATGTTTACGGCCCAGCAGCGGACTAAAGAAATCGGCGTTCGCAAAGTACTCGGCGCATCGGTTGGCAGCGTGGTCGCCCTGTTGTCGAAAGATTTCCTGAAACTGGTTCTGGTTGCCATTGTTATTGCCACGCCACTAGCCTGGTATGCCATGAGTCGATGGCTTCAGGATTTTGCCTATAAGATTGATATTGACTGGTGGGTGTTCGTTCTGGCGGCATTCCTGGCAATTGGTATTGCGCTACTGACGGTGAGTTTTCAAAGCATTAAAGCAGCCTTGATGAATCCGGTTCAATCCTTACGATCGGAATGA
- a CDS encoding PadR family transcriptional regulator has protein sequence MKRAFLGEFEEVVLLTVAILDESAYGVTVTQEIEQKTGRAVGFSTVHTTLQRLEEKGFLSSRMGGATAERGGRRKRFFMVTAAGRKALSEVKQIREQLWDSLPPQTLQLMGG, from the coding sequence ATGAAAAGAGCCTTCTTGGGAGAGTTTGAAGAGGTTGTTCTGCTGACCGTAGCGATCCTGGACGAAAGCGCCTATGGAGTTACGGTTACGCAGGAAATCGAGCAGAAAACGGGCCGCGCGGTTGGGTTCAGTACTGTTCACACGACGTTACAACGTCTGGAGGAAAAAGGCTTTTTATCCTCTAGAATGGGCGGTGCCACTGCCGAGCGGGGTGGCCGACGGAAGCGCTTTTTTATGGTAACAGCAGCCGGTCGAAAAGCACTATCTGAGGTCAAACAGATTCGTGAGCAACTGTGGGATTCGCTACCTCCGCAAACCCTTCAACTGATGGGAGGCTAA
- a CDS encoding ABC transporter permease, giving the protein MKNPPRWADWLLETFGHPDTREEVQGDLLELYDYWTETIGERKARWRYSLSVLKLMRPLATRKQSDDYSPPFFGSPSMIRNYLKIALRNLVKNKIYSFINIGGLAMGMTVAMLIGLWIYDELSFDKYFQNYDRIAKVMQNGTFNGEVFHGEYNPAPMGQELRTVYADDFSHVIMSSWTRDHILSYGDKKFTKTGNYLSADAPDMLTLKMLSGTRAGLKDPSSILLSESVAQALFGTSDPVGKLMKIDNKLDVKVTGVYEDFPYNTEFREMKFIAPWDLYVSSESWVKRAQDNVEWGNFSWQVLAQIAPNASFEAVSDKIKNIRLKHNPETAFIKPKVYLQPMSKWHLYSGWDKSGNLDGRIQYVWLFGIIGVFVLLLACINFMNLSTARSEKRAKEVGIRKAVGSVRSQLISQFFSESLLVVAFAFVLSIVLALLILPVFNEVADKQIGILWTNPIFWLCGIGFSLLTGLIAGSYPALYLSSFQAVKVLKGTFRVGRFASIPRQVLVVVQFTVSVTLIIGTIIVFRQIEHAKSRPVGYDRSGLITVAMNTPELHDHYNALRDDLLRTGAVVDMSTSSTPATDLNSQNSGFDWVGKDPNFKDNFGTIAVTHDFGKTVGWQFVQGRDFSRQFPSDSSGMVLNETAVRYMGIKDPVGKQIKWNDTPYRVVGVIKDMLMGSPFEPVYQTVYVLNYGWANVINIKLNTNRSTSESLARIEAVFRKFNPGSPFDYRFIDQQYALKFAAEERIGKLASVFAILAIFISSLGLFGLASFVAEQRTKEIGVRKVLGASVLNVWSMLSKDFVFLVLIGFGIATPIAYYFLHSWLQKYEYRTEMSWWIFAVSGLGALAVTLLTVSYQSIKAALINPVKSLRSE; this is encoded by the coding sequence ATGAAAAACCCGCCCCGTTGGGCCGACTGGCTACTGGAAACATTCGGCCATCCCGATACGCGGGAAGAAGTGCAGGGCGACCTGCTCGAACTCTACGATTACTGGACTGAGACGATAGGTGAGCGTAAGGCTCGCTGGCGATATAGCTTGAGTGTTTTGAAATTAATGCGGCCATTGGCTACCCGAAAACAATCTGATGACTATTCCCCTCCCTTTTTTGGGAGCCCTTCCATGATCCGAAATTATCTGAAAATTGCCCTGAGAAACCTTGTTAAGAACAAGATATACTCGTTTATCAATATTGGTGGGCTTGCCATGGGCATGACCGTTGCCATGCTCATTGGCCTATGGATTTATGACGAACTATCGTTTGATAAGTACTTCCAGAATTACGACCGTATTGCGAAGGTCATGCAAAACGGAACGTTCAACGGTGAGGTATTTCATGGAGAATATAATCCAGCACCTATGGGCCAGGAGCTACGGACGGTTTATGCCGATGATTTTTCCCATGTCATCATGTCGTCCTGGACGCGCGATCACATCCTGTCGTATGGCGACAAAAAATTTACCAAAACCGGTAATTATCTGAGTGCTGATGCGCCTGATATGCTAACGCTGAAGATGCTCAGCGGAACGCGGGCCGGTTTAAAAGATCCTTCGTCGATTTTATTGTCAGAATCGGTCGCACAGGCCCTGTTCGGTACGTCCGATCCGGTGGGTAAGCTCATGAAGATCGACAACAAGCTAGACGTGAAAGTGACGGGCGTTTATGAAGATTTTCCCTACAATACCGAGTTCAGAGAAATGAAATTTATTGCTCCGTGGGACCTGTATGTGTCGTCGGAATCTTGGGTGAAACGGGCTCAGGACAATGTCGAATGGGGGAATTTCTCCTGGCAGGTGCTGGCTCAGATCGCGCCGAATGCATCGTTTGAAGCGGTTTCAGACAAAATCAAAAACATTCGGCTCAAACATAATCCCGAAACCGCGTTTATCAAGCCAAAGGTATACCTCCAGCCCATGAGCAAATGGCATCTCTACTCGGGCTGGGATAAATCGGGAAATCTGGATGGACGGATTCAATACGTCTGGCTTTTCGGCATCATTGGCGTGTTTGTGTTACTGCTGGCCTGCATCAACTTCATGAATCTGTCAACGGCCCGCTCCGAAAAACGAGCCAAGGAGGTGGGTATTCGGAAAGCGGTCGGTTCGGTACGGAGTCAGTTGATCAGCCAGTTTTTTAGCGAATCGCTGCTCGTGGTTGCCTTCGCATTTGTACTGTCAATCGTATTGGCGCTACTTATATTGCCTGTTTTCAACGAAGTGGCTGATAAACAGATCGGTATTTTATGGACGAACCCTATTTTCTGGCTTTGCGGTATCGGTTTTAGTTTATTGACTGGCCTGATTGCAGGGAGCTATCCAGCCCTGTACCTATCGTCATTCCAGGCGGTCAAGGTGCTAAAAGGAACCTTTCGGGTCGGCCGGTTTGCGTCGATTCCTCGTCAGGTATTGGTCGTGGTGCAGTTTACGGTTTCCGTCACGCTGATTATTGGAACGATTATCGTGTTTCGGCAAATTGAGCACGCCAAGAGTCGGCCTGTAGGCTATGACCGAAGTGGCCTGATTACCGTTGCGATGAATACGCCGGAATTGCATGATCATTACAATGCCCTTCGCGATGACCTGCTACGAACCGGCGCCGTTGTAGATATGTCGACCTCATCGACCCCCGCAACCGATCTGAATTCGCAGAATAGTGGTTTCGACTGGGTAGGCAAAGACCCTAACTTCAAAGACAACTTTGGAACTATTGCTGTTACGCACGATTTTGGCAAAACAGTCGGCTGGCAATTTGTGCAGGGCCGCGATTTTTCCCGGCAGTTTCCGAGTGATTCATCGGGGATGGTTCTGAATGAAACAGCCGTCCGTTATATGGGTATAAAAGATCCTGTAGGCAAGCAGATCAAATGGAATGATACCCCATATCGAGTGGTCGGGGTTATTAAGGATATGCTGATGGGCTCGCCCTTTGAGCCTGTTTATCAGACCGTATATGTGCTGAATTATGGATGGGCAAATGTCATCAATATTAAGCTTAACACCAATCGAAGTACCAGCGAGTCATTGGCCAGGATCGAAGCCGTTTTTCGCAAATTCAATCCCGGTAGCCCGTTCGATTACCGATTCATCGACCAGCAATATGCCCTGAAATTTGCTGCTGAAGAACGTATTGGCAAGCTCGCATCGGTCTTCGCCATTCTGGCCATTTTCATCTCCAGCCTGGGTCTTTTCGGATTGGCTTCATTTGTGGCCGAACAACGTACCAAAGAAATCGGTGTCCGCAAAGTATTAGGAGCATCTGTCTTAAATGTGTGGAGCATGCTGTCGAAAGACTTCGTTTTTCTGGTGTTGATCGGATTTGGTATTGCTACACCCATTGCCTACTATTTTCTCCATAGCTGGCTTCAGAAATATGAGTACCGAACCGAGATGTCGTGGTGGATTTTTGCTGTATCAGGTTTGGGCGCTTTGGCGGTTACGTTGCTGACAGTGAGTTATCAAAGCATCAAAGCGGCCTTGATTAATCCAGTGAAGTCGTTGCGTAGCGAATAA
- a CDS encoding FtsX-like permease family protein gives MATNPSPRWATWLLKTFGNPDTSEEVEGDLLELYDFWVQTVGVRKANWRYTFSALKLVRPFAKRKKTNGYPTSYLYSPTMIRNYFKIAWRNLLKYKLFSLINIVGLSLAIPSALMALIQIVNYYEYDNSHRDSDRIVRIITDEKNKDGELTNWASSPVLLAKHIKENFAGIDNSATIIRDFDWVLSNGIKTKNIKAIYTDESFFQLFNFPLEKGTYPVEPNTIVLTYETAQWFFRDANPIGNILENPKYGAFKIVGVLKPFNQKKTQFRTDAIVPMIGYRGLNSKTINWSALNAHTFIKIAKGKTSIDLDKQLSQTSAEVNKLIGPAVNTTLRFKAQYLAEISPSKEILKNDPYIQDYRSIYINFGFQLIIILLAAFNYINLTLARSMNRGREVGVRKVMGATKSQLILQFLTESVLVSYLALGIGLFLLWFIKKQVHVSWLNWDIDHLGYLILLFFIFNLILGLVAGASPSLILSSFQPVNVLKGSILPTTFGKIGLRKSLIIGQFTIALTYIFFTGHAFYQTNYMATDNENYRRDHILNINLAGNQNKQFAAEISTIKDVQKIGYTSLSFGNKPIYYSIKNSKNEAPRPAFYYATDHNFIDNMGLEIMAGKNLIENNSESPSPMIVVNQKLVENLKLGSEQDAIGKLILVNDTLSATIIGVVSNFCHYDYERKIEPIVFQYQPSLFKIMCLKTSAVNNRKALEATIKNVWKKHNPYLEMNALWLDTDMYERYYPYEDMQFAGMESTVILVIAILGLIGILTYSLEKRTKEIGIRKVMGATGSEVIKLMSADFIKLLAIATAIAIPLGIAIALYMNSYLVFNNGISYLTMSFLLLIVLGIALGVVGYFSWKAAQTNPAKTLRAE, from the coding sequence ATGGCTACCAATCCATCACCTCGCTGGGCCACATGGCTTCTGAAGACCTTCGGGAATCCCGACACTTCGGAAGAAGTTGAAGGCGATCTGCTCGAACTCTACGACTTCTGGGTACAGACCGTAGGGGTGCGAAAAGCCAATTGGCGCTATACGTTCAGCGCGCTCAAGTTAGTAAGGCCATTCGCCAAACGAAAAAAGACAAACGGTTATCCAACAAGCTATCTATACAGCCCAACCATGATACGTAACTATTTTAAAATCGCGTGGAGGAATCTGCTAAAATATAAACTTTTTTCTCTAATTAATATAGTAGGATTAAGTCTTGCCATTCCTTCCGCATTGATGGCATTAATTCAAATTGTGAATTATTACGAATACGATAATTCTCACCGGGATAGCGACCGGATAGTACGAATAATAACTGACGAAAAAAATAAAGATGGCGAACTGACAAACTGGGCATCAAGCCCTGTTCTATTAGCCAAACATATCAAGGAAAATTTTGCGGGTATAGATAATTCGGCGACTATAATAAGAGATTTCGATTGGGTTTTGAGCAACGGAATAAAAACAAAAAACATAAAGGCTATTTATACCGATGAATCTTTTTTTCAATTATTTAATTTTCCATTAGAAAAAGGAACTTATCCCGTTGAACCTAATACAATTGTTCTCACCTACGAGACTGCTCAATGGTTCTTTAGAGATGCAAATCCGATTGGTAACATTCTTGAAAATCCAAAGTATGGCGCTTTTAAAATTGTTGGGGTTTTAAAGCCATTTAATCAGAAAAAAACTCAGTTCAGAACCGATGCAATCGTACCAATGATCGGTTATCGGGGTCTCAATAGTAAAACAATTAATTGGTCAGCACTGAATGCACACACGTTTATAAAAATAGCAAAGGGCAAGACTTCCATCGACCTTGATAAGCAGTTATCCCAAACTTCGGCAGAAGTCAATAAATTAATTGGACCGGCGGTAAATACAACCCTGCGTTTCAAAGCACAATACTTGGCAGAAATCTCACCATCAAAGGAAATATTAAAGAACGACCCCTATATTCAGGACTACAGAAGTATCTATATAAATTTTGGATTTCAATTAATTATCATTTTACTGGCAGCTTTTAATTATATCAATCTTACTCTTGCCCGATCCATGAACCGAGGCCGTGAAGTAGGTGTAAGAAAAGTAATGGGTGCAACAAAATCTCAGCTTATTCTTCAATTTTTAACTGAATCGGTATTAGTTTCTTATTTAGCCCTGGGTATTGGTTTGTTTTTATTATGGTTTATAAAGAAGCAGGTTCATGTTTCATGGCTCAATTGGGATATTGATCATCTGGGCTACCTTATTCTGTTGTTTTTCATTTTCAACCTGATTCTGGGTTTAGTAGCTGGTGCGTCTCCAAGTCTTATATTGTCTTCCTTTCAACCTGTCAACGTGTTAAAAGGAAGCATTTTGCCTACGACTTTTGGTAAAATAGGTTTACGAAAATCATTAATAATCGGTCAATTTACGATAGCGTTGACATATATATTTTTTACTGGGCATGCGTTTTATCAAACAAATTATATGGCCACAGATAATGAAAATTACCGACGTGATCATATACTCAATATAAACCTGGCAGGAAATCAAAATAAACAGTTTGCTGCTGAGATCAGTACCATTAAAGACGTCCAAAAAATAGGGTATACCTCCCTTAGTTTTGGTAACAAACCAATCTATTATAGTATTAAAAATAGCAAAAATGAAGCCCCAAGGCCAGCGTTTTATTATGCCACAGACCATAATTTTATTGACAATATGGGTCTGGAAATTATGGCGGGAAAAAACCTGATTGAAAATAATTCAGAATCGCCATCACCTATGATTGTTGTAAACCAAAAGTTAGTAGAAAATCTTAAACTTGGTTCTGAACAAGACGCAATAGGAAAGCTCATTCTTGTGAATGATACTCTTTCCGCAACCATTATAGGGGTTGTTTCAAATTTTTGCCATTATGATTATGAACGTAAAATAGAGCCCATAGTTTTCCAGTACCAGCCTTCATTATTTAAAATTATGTGCCTGAAAACAAGCGCTGTAAACAATAGAAAAGCGCTCGAAGCCACAATTAAAAACGTATGGAAGAAACACAATCCTTACCTGGAAATGAACGCTTTATGGCTGGATACGGATATGTACGAACGCTATTATCCTTATGAAGACATGCAGTTTGCGGGAATGGAAAGCACTGTGATTCTCGTGATAGCCATATTAGGACTCATCGGTATACTTACTTACAGTTTAGAAAAACGAACGAAAGAAATCGGTATAAGAAAAGTAATGGGCGCCACTGGCTCTGAAGTGATAAAATTGATGTCAGCTGACTTTATTAAACTGCTGGCCATTGCTACTGCAATAGCCATTCCTCTCGGAATAGCCATCGCCTTGTACATGAATAGTTATCTTGTTTTTAATAATGGGATAAGTTATTTAACCATGTCCTTTCTTCTATTAATTGTCTTGGGTATTGCGTTAGGGGTGGTGGGATATTTTTCATGGAAAGCAGCCCAAACCAACCCGGCAAAAACATTGAGGGCAGAGTAA
- a CDS encoding ABC transporter permease, with amino-acid sequence MKPPRWANRLLDSFGDPNTVEEVQGDLLELYTYWVETIGERRARWRYGLSVLKLLRPLAKRRPFSDYDSPFFLSPAMIRNYFKIAWRNLIRNKAFSVINISGLTLGMASSLLIFLWIQDELSIGTQYENSADLYRIMENEIADGRIVTDEDTPGILADELKKQFPEVVYAAGFSSPEQHVLTVGEKATRQTGHFVGSDWLTMYSIPLVAGTYANALNSPNSLAISRKIAEIYFGNPQAALGKSIRFDSWNDYQVTAVFDNLPASSPDKYDFLLNWQKYLKREPWLDQWENAGPGTRLQLRPDANPAVVDAKLKTFLKGRNKDIGPNFNIQLFLQPESEAYLYSNFKNGHRDGGRIEYVRLFVIVAVFLLFIACINFMNLATARSVKRAREVGVRKVVGAKRASLMGQFMGEAMLLTTLALGLAIGLVALVLPVFNQLTDKHLILPFNQPLLWIGLPVLLVVTGALAGSYPALFLSSLKPVLVLKGTLRLGAGAQLFRRGLVVFQFVLSMLLIIGTVVIYRQLHYIQTKNLGYDRENLIRIQGEGEIAQKFQLFKQELLQKPGIQSVSHIQTSPLQNGNTTDGVNWVGKDPTSAIQFNNTWVGYDFAKTMKVNIIRGRDFSPSFGTDSSNYLINQAAAKRIGYKDPIGQPLSFGQKPGTIVGLIEDFHFNSLHNPIRPLIIRLAETWNHDNILIRTKPGQTEQALASVEKLCHRLNPKFPFAYSFVDSDFATLYKSETVVGTLATVFAFLAIFIACLGLFGLAAFTTEQRTKEIGVRKVLGASVYSIATLLSKDFLKLVLVAIVTASPIAWYVMNQWLQNFAYKITISWWVFVLAGFLAIGIALLTVSFQSIKAALMNPVKSLRSE; translated from the coding sequence ATGAAACCACCCCGCTGGGCCAATAGACTGCTGGACTCCTTTGGTGATCCCAACACAGTAGAAGAAGTACAGGGCGACCTGCTCGAACTCTATACCTACTGGGTTGAGACAATCGGTGAGCGACGTGCCCGCTGGCGCTATGGCCTGAGTGTGCTGAAATTACTGCGGCCATTGGCCAAAAGAAGACCATTTTCCGATTATGATTCACCCTTTTTTTTGAGCCCTGCTATGATCCGGAATTATTTTAAAATCGCCTGGCGGAATCTGATTCGCAACAAAGCTTTTTCCGTCATCAACATTTCAGGGCTGACCTTGGGTATGGCTTCCAGCCTGCTGATATTCCTGTGGATTCAGGATGAATTGAGCATAGGTACTCAGTACGAAAACAGCGCGGATCTGTACCGAATCATGGAGAACGAGATTGCCGACGGCCGAATCGTTACCGATGAGGACACTCCCGGAATTTTAGCTGATGAACTCAAAAAGCAATTTCCAGAGGTTGTTTATGCGGCTGGTTTTTCAAGCCCGGAACAGCATGTGCTGACTGTAGGTGAGAAAGCTACCAGGCAGACTGGCCATTTTGTTGGTTCCGACTGGTTAACGATGTACAGTATTCCGTTAGTAGCCGGAACCTATGCCAATGCACTTAACTCGCCCAACAGCCTGGCCATTTCAAGAAAGATAGCTGAAATCTATTTTGGCAACCCACAGGCGGCTCTGGGTAAATCCATTCGATTCGACAGCTGGAACGACTATCAGGTTACGGCCGTATTTGATAATTTACCCGCCAGTTCACCCGATAAGTATGATTTTTTGCTGAATTGGCAGAAGTACTTGAAGCGGGAGCCCTGGCTCGACCAGTGGGAAAATGCAGGGCCGGGAACCCGCCTGCAACTTCGTCCAGATGCCAATCCGGCTGTCGTTGATGCCAAGCTCAAAACGTTTCTGAAGGGCAGGAATAAGGACATTGGTCCGAATTTTAACATTCAGCTATTCCTGCAACCCGAGTCTGAAGCGTACCTGTATTCTAACTTCAAAAACGGCCATCGCGATGGCGGACGCATCGAATATGTGCGGCTATTTGTCATTGTGGCCGTGTTTTTACTTTTTATTGCCTGCATCAACTTCATGAATCTGGCGACGGCTCGTTCGGTCAAACGAGCGCGTGAAGTGGGTGTTCGTAAGGTGGTGGGGGCTAAACGGGCATCGCTGATGGGGCAGTTTATGGGCGAAGCCATGCTCCTGACTACGCTGGCGCTTGGTCTGGCGATTGGGTTGGTAGCGCTGGTTCTGCCCGTATTTAATCAGCTAACCGATAAGCACCTTATACTCCCCTTTAACCAGCCTCTTCTCTGGATAGGTCTTCCCGTATTGCTGGTGGTTACGGGGGCTTTGGCCGGAAGCTATCCAGCGTTGTTTTTGTCGTCGCTCAAGCCGGTACTCGTGCTGAAAGGAACGCTCCGTTTGGGTGCTGGGGCCCAACTGTTTCGACGGGGGTTGGTCGTATTTCAGTTTGTCTTATCGATGCTGCTGATCATCGGAACCGTCGTTATTTATCGACAACTGCACTATATCCAAACGAAGAATCTTGGCTACGATCGGGAAAATCTGATCAGGATTCAGGGCGAAGGTGAAATAGCCCAAAAATTCCAGCTTTTTAAACAGGAACTCCTCCAGAAGCCAGGTATTCAGTCGGTTTCACACATACAGACAAGCCCGCTGCAAAACGGAAATACGACCGACGGCGTAAACTGGGTGGGCAAAGATCCTACATCCGCTATTCAATTCAACAATACCTGGGTTGGCTACGATTTTGCTAAAACGATGAAAGTTAACATCATTCGCGGTCGTGATTTCTCGCCCAGTTTTGGCACAGATTCGAGCAATTACCTCATCAACCAGGCTGCTGCCAAACGAATTGGTTATAAAGACCCGATCGGACAGCCCTTATCGTTCGGACAAAAACCGGGAACAATTGTGGGGCTGATCGAGGATTTTCATTTCAACTCACTACACAATCCGATCCGTCCACTCATTATCCGGTTAGCCGAAACCTGGAACCATGACAATATTCTGATTCGTACCAAACCTGGACAAACCGAACAGGCATTAGCCAGTGTCGAGAAACTTTGCCATAGACTAAATCCGAAGTTTCCATTTGCTTATTCGTTTGTCGACTCCGACTTTGCGACGCTCTATAAAAGCGAAACAGTTGTTGGTACGCTGGCTACCGTTTTCGCGTTCCTGGCTATTTTCATTGCCTGTCTTGGCTTATTTGGTTTAGCCGCTTTCACTACCGAGCAGCGGACCAAAGAAATTGGGGTCCGGAAAGTACTCGGCGCATCGGTTTACAGCATTGCCACCCTGCTCTCCAAAGACTTTTTGAAGCTGGTTCTGGTCGCCATTGTTACGGCCTCTCCAATTGCCTGGTACGTGATGAATCAATGGCTTCAGAATTTCGCCTACAAAATTACCATCAGCTGGTGGGTGTTTGTGTTGGCGGGTTTCCTTGCAATTGGTATTGCTTTATTGACGGTGAGTTTCCAGAGTATCAAAGCGGCCCTGATGAATCCAGTCAAATCATTACGATCGGAATAA